One part of the Halopenitus persicus genome encodes these proteins:
- the asd gene encoding aspartate-semialdehyde dehydrogenase, with protein sequence MTVRVGILGATGAVGQRFIQLLDDHPTFELAAVTASEASAGKTYREAAKWRVDTPIPDDVAEMEVVDTDPKAVPDDVDLLFSSLPSDVAAAVEPPFLEAGYVVSSNSSNDRMAEDVPLTIPEINPDHLGLIDVQRDERGWDGALVKNPNCSTITMVPTLAALDRFGLEGAHIATLQAVSGAGYSGVTSMEIIDNAIPHIGGEEEKMETESRKLLGSFDGAEISLHDADVAASCNRIPTLDGHLENVFAELAEDPSPEAVREAMRDQPAADLPSSPDQLIKVFDDAEPERPQPRLDRTYADGMGIVAGGVQTTTDGVKYNCLAHNTIRGAAGASLLNGELLVEEGWI encoded by the coding sequence ATGACTGTACGAGTCGGCATCCTCGGCGCCACCGGCGCCGTCGGACAGCGATTCATCCAACTGCTCGACGATCACCCGACCTTCGAGCTCGCCGCGGTCACCGCGAGCGAGGCCAGCGCCGGGAAGACGTACCGCGAGGCCGCCAAGTGGCGCGTTGACACCCCGATTCCGGACGACGTCGCCGAGATGGAGGTCGTCGACACGGACCCGAAAGCGGTGCCGGACGACGTCGACCTCCTGTTCTCGTCGCTGCCCTCGGACGTCGCCGCGGCGGTCGAACCGCCGTTCCTCGAGGCCGGCTACGTCGTCTCCTCGAACTCCTCGAACGACCGGATGGCCGAGGACGTTCCGCTGACGATCCCCGAGATCAACCCGGACCACCTCGGGCTGATCGACGTCCAGCGCGACGAGCGCGGCTGGGACGGCGCACTCGTGAAGAACCCGAACTGCTCGACGATCACGATGGTCCCGACGCTTGCGGCCCTCGACCGGTTCGGACTCGAGGGTGCACACATCGCGACGCTGCAGGCGGTTTCGGGGGCGGGCTACTCCGGCGTCACCTCGATGGAGATCATCGACAACGCGATCCCGCACATCGGCGGCGAGGAGGAAAAGATGGAGACCGAATCCCGGAAGCTGCTCGGCTCCTTCGACGGCGCCGAGATCTCCCTCCACGACGCCGACGTCGCAGCCTCCTGTAACCGGATCCCGACGCTCGATGGCCACCTGGAGAACGTCTTCGCCGAACTCGCCGAGGACCCCTCGCCCGAGGCCGTCCGGGAGGCGATGCGCGACCAGCCCGCCGCCGATCTCCCGAGCTCCCCGGACCAGCTGATCAAGGTCTTCGACGATGCGGAGCCCGAGCGACCACAGCCCCGTCTCGATCGCACCTACGCCGACGGAATGGGGATCGTCGCCGGCGGCGTCCAAACCACCACGGACGGCGTGAAGTACAACTGTCTCGCACACAACACCATCCGCGGCGCCGCGGGCGCGTCGCTGCTTAACGGCGAGCTGTTGGTTGAAGAGGGCTGGATCTGA
- a CDS encoding metal-dependent transcriptional regulator produces the protein MGSRDRYLKVIYTLERTRVADAAIATGAVADVLDVHPSSATEMFAKLESEGLLHYEKYNGVTLTDAGRERGRSLLKNSCLIQRFLRDVLEVTEYREEARAIEPVLDADVADRLSLLIDRSPECPECFDEEAGRCRYLDE, from the coding sequence ATGGGTTCGAGAGATCGGTATCTCAAAGTGATTTATACCCTCGAACGGACGCGCGTTGCGGACGCAGCGATCGCCACGGGTGCCGTCGCTGACGTGCTGGACGTCCATCCCTCAAGTGCGACCGAGATGTTCGCGAAACTGGAGTCCGAGGGGCTGCTCCACTATGAGAAGTACAACGGGGTCACGCTGACGGACGCAGGACGCGAGCGTGGCCGGTCGCTTCTCAAAAACTCGTGTCTCATCCAGCGGTTCCTGCGGGACGTCCTTGAGGTCACGGAGTACCGGGAGGAAGCACGAGCGATCGAACCCGTCCTTGATGCCGACGTCGCCGATCGACTGTCGCTTCTCATCGATCGGTCTCCCGAGTGCCCGGAGTGTTTCGACGAGGAGGCGGGTCGCTGTCGCTATCTGGACGAGTGA
- the dpsA gene encoding DNA starvation/stationary phase protection protein DpsA, with amino-acid sequence MSTNESLRRKAGTVEKNAVRIDTDKAEQVIEALNTDLAATYVLYHQLRKHHWNVAGAEFEQLHDWFGDAAEDAEDNADDLAERVQALGGVPISGPSALADHAPVEFEGEDVYNVRTSMENDLVMYGEIIETVREHISLAEDLGDYATSEILRETLEDLEDDAHEIEHFLEDDTLVLEDALN; translated from the coding sequence ATGAGCACCAACGAATCCCTTCGTCGAAAGGCGGGCACCGTCGAGAAGAACGCCGTCCGTATCGACACCGACAAGGCCGAACAGGTCATCGAAGCGCTGAACACCGATCTCGCCGCCACGTACGTCCTCTATCACCAGCTCCGGAAGCACCACTGGAACGTCGCCGGGGCGGAGTTCGAGCAGCTGCACGACTGGTTCGGCGACGCCGCCGAGGACGCCGAGGACAACGCCGACGACCTCGCGGAGCGCGTCCAGGCTCTCGGCGGGGTGCCGATCAGCGGTCCGAGCGCCCTCGCGGACCACGCGCCGGTCGAGTTCGAAGGTGAGGACGTCTACAACGTCCGAACCTCGATGGAGAACGACCTCGTCATGTACGGCGAGATCATCGAGACCGTACGCGAGCACATCTCGCTCGCCGAGGACCTCGGGGACTACGCGACGAGCGAGATACTCCGTGAGACGCTCGAGGACCTCGAGGATGACGCCCACGAGATCGAGCACTTCCTGGAAGACGACACGCTCGTCCTCGAAGACGCGCTCAACTGA
- the dpsA gene encoding DNA starvation/stationary phase protection protein DpsA produces the protein MAKRQIGLVREPDTGERRQEWGTVGDNRLRIDRDEAEMIVDAISVDHAGSFNLFYLLRKHYWTAEGAEHDDVADFLEDAYKRVRDINDDLAVRIVELGGIPPNTPPTLQDYAEVHLEAEGLYDVRASLEGDLEGYATLIASMRDHVGLVEDLGDAATGELLRDRLEDLEDDAHEIERLLEGDTLVREDALN, from the coding sequence ATGGCGAAGAGACAGATCGGCCTGGTCCGCGAGCCCGACACCGGCGAGCGCCGCCAAGAGTGGGGGACGGTCGGTGACAACCGGCTCCGGATCGATCGCGACGAAGCGGAGATGATCGTCGACGCCATCAGCGTCGACCACGCCGGATCGTTCAACCTGTTTTATCTCTTGCGCAAGCATTACTGGACGGCGGAGGGGGCGGAACACGACGACGTCGCGGACTTCCTCGAGGACGCGTACAAGCGAGTCCGCGACATCAACGACGACCTCGCGGTCCGGATCGTCGAACTCGGTGGCATTCCGCCGAACACGCCGCCGACGCTTCAGGACTACGCCGAGGTCCACCTGGAGGCGGAGGGCCTATATGACGTTCGTGCCTCGCTCGAAGGCGATCTCGAGGGCTATGCCACGCTGATCGCGAGTATGCGCGATCACGTCGGCCTGGTCGAAGACCTGGGCGATGCGGCGACGGGGGAACTGCTTCGGGACCGCCTCGAGGACCTCGAGGATGACGCCCACGAGATCGAACGGCTCCTCGAAGGCGACACGCTCGTTCGGGAGGACGCACTGAACTAA
- the dpsA gene encoding DNA starvation/stationary phase protection protein DpsA, whose product MASTPHLRKPDAAHRRQEWDTVGENALRIDRTAAERIVEALNSELSGLYILFNQVRKHSWLVEGSESRDVGDFLEDAADRLTEITDDLAIRVHALGGVPVCGPMGIRQHAPIHIEAPHHYDIRSSLDRDLDGYATLAVQIREHIALADRLGEEATSELLREHLTTLEADAHTLEKFLEDDTLVQHGSTN is encoded by the coding sequence ATGGCGAGTACACCACATCTCCGGAAACCCGATGCGGCCCACCGTCGACAAGAGTGGGACACGGTCGGGGAGAACGCCCTTCGCATCGACCGGACTGCGGCCGAACGGATCGTGGAGGCACTGAATTCCGAGCTCTCCGGGCTCTACATCCTGTTCAACCAGGTACGCAAACATTCCTGGCTCGTCGAAGGATCCGAGTCGAGGGACGTCGGTGACTTCCTCGAAGACGCCGCCGACCGACTCACCGAGATCACCGACGACCTTGCGATCCGGGTACACGCGCTTGGCGGCGTCCCCGTCTGTGGCCCGATGGGGATCCGCCAGCACGCACCGATCCACATCGAAGCACCACACCACTACGATATACGGTCCTCACTCGACCGCGATCTCGACGGCTACGCGACGCTCGCGGTGCAGATACGTGAGCACATCGCACTGGCGGACCGACTGGGTGAGGAAGCGACCAGCGAGCTACTGCGCGAGCACCTCACAACGCTCGAGGCGGACGCACACACGCTCGAGAAGTTCCTCGAGGACGATACGCTGGTCCAGCACGGATCGACGAACTGA
- a CDS encoding CNNM domain-containing protein, which yields MNTAEILVRLLAGLLLILTNGFFVAIEFALTRARQFSKEEFIEDGHPALERAWKMTQDLEIYLTTCQVGITASSIAVGIVAEPALAAIFEPLFAGSALAGIGAGALIAFLIINLVHLTHGEQTPTYLGVERSRMVCRYGATPLYLCNWLISPLITLGDAVAKRTLKLFGVEMTGAWLETEEDVIETRSDLRNRLGSVLEEGGLPEERREEIMNALHVGEREVRDVMIPPEQIISLSTEVDTEENFRRMAEHPHTRYPMVGEELTDFEGIIYAPVLERHREELQTGDLDLVDLAAPPMTLPADAAISDAIDQFQTENQELALVVEHGDIVGMLTITDLLESIMGDVEDPIDRDEISP from the coding sequence ATGAACACGGCTGAAATCCTGGTCCGGCTTCTCGCCGGTCTCCTGCTCATTCTGACGAACGGGTTCTTCGTCGCCATCGAGTTCGCGCTGACGCGCGCGAGACAGTTCTCGAAGGAGGAGTTCATCGAGGACGGTCATCCCGCGCTCGAGCGCGCCTGGAAGATGACCCAGGATCTTGAGATCTATCTCACGACGTGTCAGGTCGGAATCACGGCCTCCAGCATCGCGGTCGGGATCGTCGCCGAGCCCGCGCTCGCCGCCATCTTCGAACCCCTCTTTGCGGGCTCGGCTCTCGCAGGCATCGGGGCGGGTGCGCTCATCGCGTTTCTGATAATCAACCTCGTTCATCTCACCCACGGCGAACAGACGCCGACCTACCTCGGCGTCGAACGGTCACGGATGGTCTGTCGGTACGGTGCCACTCCGCTGTATCTCTGCAACTGGCTGATCTCGCCACTGATCACGCTTGGCGATGCGGTCGCAAAGCGGACGCTCAAACTGTTCGGCGTCGAGATGACCGGCGCCTGGCTCGAGACCGAAGAGGACGTCATCGAAACCCGATCCGACCTGCGAAACCGTCTCGGATCCGTGCTCGAAGAGGGCGGGCTGCCGGAGGAGCGGCGCGAGGAAATCATGAATGCGCTCCACGTGGGCGAACGTGAGGTTCGCGATGTGATGATCCCGCCCGAGCAGATCATCAGCCTCTCGACGGAGGTCGACACCGAGGAGAACTTTCGGCGGATGGCGGAACACCCGCACACGCGCTACCCGATGGTCGGGGAGGAGCTGACGGACTTCGAGGGGATCATCTACGCTCCGGTTCTGGAACGCCACCGCGAGGAGTTACAAACCGGCGACCTCGATCTCGTGGACCTCGCGGCGCCGCCGATGACGCTGCCAGCGGATGCCGCGATTAGCGACGCCATCGACCAGTTTCAGACCGAAAATCAGGAGCTTGCGCTCGTGGTCGAACACGGGGACATCGTCGGGATGCTGACGATTACGGACCTCCTCGAGTCGATCATGGGTGACGTCGAGGACCCCATCGATCGCGACGAGATCTCGCCTTGA